A stretch of Lathyrus oleraceus cultivar Zhongwan6 chromosome 6, CAAS_Psat_ZW6_1.0, whole genome shotgun sequence DNA encodes these proteins:
- the LOC127093172 gene encoding uncharacterized transporter C405.03c, with amino-acid sequence MGLRYKAGLFLIGTVVIIWVSSAEVTQNIYTDYKQPFAVTYLGASLMVVYLPIAFIKDWFYNLLKHRSSKSGKNAESDGDKFPIKISSPLKGNGVQKNFEVELPNIVRKESDIDLSSLAEIAPLVDKYNETGVAKVEKELTAKEIATYGFYIAPIWFVTEYLSNAALARTSVASTTVLSSTSGLFTLFIGVLMGQDTLNVSKVVAVLVSMAGVAMTTLGKTWAADDSQLNASNGRRSLVGDLFGLLSAMSYGLFTVLLKKFSGEEGERVDVQKLFGYIGLFTLVALWWLIWPLSALGIEPKFAIPQSAKMDEVVLANGFVGSVLSDYFWALCVVWTTPLVATLGMSLTIPLAMLADMVIHGRHYSALYILGSVQVFAGFVIANLSDWTTKRLGL; translated from the exons ATGGGTTTGAGATATAAAGCTGGGTTATTTCTCATAGGTACGGTTGTTATCATATGGGTCAGCTCTGCTGAAGTCACACAG AATATTTATACAGATTATAAGCAGCCATTTGCGGTGACATATCTCGGAGCTTCTCTCATGGTAGTTTACCTCCCAATAGCATTCATTAAGGATTGGTTCTATAACTTGCTTAAACACCGGTCTTCTAAAAGTGGAAAAAATGCAGAAAGCGACGGGGACAAGTTTCCTATCAAAATTAGTTCTCCACTCAAAGGAAATGGAGTGCAGAAAAACTTTGAAGTGGAACTCCCGAACATTGTTCGAAAAGAAAGTGATATAGATCTTTCAAGTCTTGCAGAGATAGCGCCATTGGTGGATAAATATAATGAAACTGGTGTGGCAAAGGTAGAAAAAGAACTTACTGCAAAAGAAATCGCTACTTATGGATTTTACATTGCACCTATCTGGTTTGTAACAGAG TATCTATCAAATGCCGCGCTTGCCCGTACAAGTGTCGCGAGTACAACAGTATTGTCATCTACTTCAGGACTCTTCACTCTTTTCATCGGTGTGTTAATGGGTCAAGACACTTTGAATGTATCCAAAGTAGTTGCTGTCTTGGTCAGCATGGCCGGGGTTGCCATGACAACTCTGGGAAAAACATGGGCCGCAGATGACTCGCAATTGAATGCTTC CAATGGACGGCGCTCTCTTGTTGGAGATCTTTTTGGCCTTCTCTCAGCCATGTCATATGGTCTATTTACTG TTCTTCTAAAAAAGTTTTCTGGTGAAGAAGGTGAACGTGTTGACGTGCAAAAGCTGTTTGGATATATTGGATTGTTTACACTTGTAGCACTATGGTGGCTTA TCTGGCCGTTGTCGGCCTTAGGAATTGAACCCAAGTTTGCGATTCCTCAGTCTGCCAAAATGGATGAAGTGGTTCTTGCAAATGGATTTGTTGGAAGTGTTCTCTCAGACTACTTCTG GGCACTCTGTGTTGTATGGACAACTCCCCTCGTGGCCACTTTGGGCATGTCACTCACTATTCCTCTTGCTATGTTGGCTGATATGGTAATCCACGGTCGGCATTATTCAGCACTATACATTCTTGGCTCAGTTCAG GTATTTGCAGGTTTTGTGATAGCTAATCTTTCAGATTGGACGACAAAGAGGTTGGGATTATAG